GCCATCAGCGAGTCACAGGAACGCATGGCCGTGGCGCTCGCGCCGAAGGACGTGGACGAGTTTCTAGGCTACGCGCGAGAGGAGAACCTCGAGGCGACCGTTATCGCCGAGGTCAGCTCAGAGCCCCACCTGCGCATGAGCTGGCGCGGCCGAACGATCGTGGACGTGAGCCGCGCGTTTCTGGCCTCCAACGGCGCCTTGAGGCAGCAGCGCGTACACGTCGAGACGCAGGGCAGCTGGACCACCCCATGGGCGGGGGCGACTCTCGCCGAGCGCTTGCAGGCCCTGCTCACGGACGAAAATGTGGCCTCCAACAAGGGTCTCGCGGAACGCTTCGACTCCACCATCGGCGCCGCCAGCGTGCTCATGCCCTTTGGCGGAGCGACCCAGCTCACGCCCACGATGGCGATGGCGGCGAAGCTTCCCGTCGAGGGTGAGACCACGAGCTGCTCGGGCATGGCCTGGGGCTTCAACCCCTACCTCATGAGCGCCAACCAGTACAGCGGCGCCTACCTCTCGGTGGTCGAGAGCGTCTGTCGGCTCGTTGCCGCAGGCTTCGAGCGCAAAAGGGCCTATCTCAGCTTCCAGGAGTACTTCGAGCGCCTACGAGACGTGCCCGAACGCTGGGGCAAGCCCGTCGCAGCGCTGCTCGGCGCCCTCATGGCCCAGCGCGACCTGGGTGTGGGCGCCATCGGCGGCAAGGACTCCATGAGTGGCTCCTTCGAGGACCTCGACGTACCGCCCACCCTGGTCTCCTTCGCGGCTGCGGTGGGCAAGGTCGCACACGTCACCTCACCCGAGCTCAAGGCGGCGGGACACGACGTCATCCTCGTCCTTCCCCGCTACGAGGCTGACGGCATCACGCCAGCGGCGGCGTCCCTCATCGACGCGCTCTCCCTCGTCGAGAGACTCATCAGAAGTGGCGAGGCACTGGCCGTATCCACACCCGGCTACGGCTGCCTTGCCGAGACGCTCTTCAAGATGTGTGTCGGCAACCAGCTGGGCCTTAGCATCCACGGCGCGCTCCACGAGGACGCGCTCTTCGAGCCAGCCTACGGGAGCTTTGTGGTCGAGCTCGCCGAGGGCGCCAGCATTCCCCGCCCGAAAGAGGGCGGCTGCAGCGTCATGGCACTCGGCACCACGACTGCGGCGTATGTCCTCGCGCTCGACGGGCAGGCACTTGAGCTCGCGCCTCTCCAGGAGGCTTGGGAGGCAAGGATGGAGCCGGTCTTTCCCTATCGGCGAGCGGGCGAGGAGGTCAAGCAACTGAGCTTCGACGTGAGGGACCACGATGGCCGTCGCCGTCCGACCCCCAAGGTCAAGCTGGCGCGACCTCGCGTGGTCATACCCGTGTTTTCGGGCAACAATTGCGAGTACGACAGCGCCCGTGCTTTTAGGGCCGCCGGCGCCGAGGTCACCACCCTTGTGATCAACAACCTCTCGCCCCAAGCCGTGGCAGCGAGCACGCGAGCGCTCGCAGACGAGATCGGACGCAGCCAGATAGTCATGATCCCCGGCGGCTTCTCCGGAGGCGACGAACCCGACGGGGCGGCCAAGTTCATCACGGCCTTCTTCCGGGCCCCTGCAGTCAGCGAGGCAGTCCGCAAGCTGCTCCAGGACCGGGACGGCCTCATGCTCGGTATCTGCAACGGCTTTCAGGCCCTGGTCAAGCTCGGCCTCGTCCCCTACGGCGACATCGTACCCATGACAGACGAGTGCGCCACGCTCACCTTCAATGCCATCGGCCGCCACCAGAGCAGGCTCGTCAACACTCGCATCGCCTCGAACCTCTCCCCCTGGTTCTCGGCATGCGAGCTGGGAGACATCCACAGCATCGCCATCAGCCACGGAGAGGGTCGCTTTGTCGCACCACGGCCCCTACTCGAGCGCCTCAAGGACACGGGCCAGATAGCCACGCAGTACGTGGACGCAAGTGGCCAGCCCTCGCTCGACCTCTCGGTGAACCCCAACGGCTCGATGCTTGCCATCGAGGGCATCACGAGTCCCGATGGTCGCATTCTCGGCAAGATGGGCCACAGCGAGCGCAGCACCAAGGGAACCTTCAAGAACGTCTGCGGCAGGCACTTCCAACCCATCTTCGAGGGCGGCGTCTCATACTTTGCGTAGCTCTCTGTGGTTAGACCGCCGCTGACCCTACTGAAAGGAGAGGCCAGCCCTGCCGACGGCAGCCTAACCGAGAGTTACGGAAAGACACATCCTGTAGCTGGCGTCTCACGGAAAAGCGCATCCTGCAGGCGACGTCTCACGGAAAAGCGCATCCTGCAGCCCGCCGATTGGGCAAAGTGCGCTTTTCCGTGAGGTAGTGGGTACAGAGTGCGTCTTTCCGTGAGGGAGCCGGCACAGACTGCGCCTTTCCGTGAGGCGGCCCGACGTTTGCCCAGGTG
The DNA window shown above is from Olsenella sp. oral taxon 807 and carries:
- a CDS encoding phosphoribosylformylglycinamidine synthase; protein product: MVSRVYVEKKPGFDVEARQLERELKDVLSVQGLEGLRLINRYDVEGIDEGLFERCIPTVFSEPQSDTATRMMPEAHGATVFAVEFLPGQFDQRAASASECVQLISQRERPTVASAKLYYLAGALSDTDVAAIKTYVINPVEAREASLDERTTLKTAYPAPADVELLDGFNDLDEEGLQALIAERGLAMSLADLSFCQKYFRNEGRVPTITEIRVIDTYWSDHCRHTTFGTQLTDVRIDDAMVERAFEEYLSMRRDLGRTERPICLMDMGTIGASWLKAKGILTNLDESDEINACTVRVTVDVDGRDEDWLFLFKNETHNHPTEIEPFGGAATCIGGAIRDPLSGRAYVYQAMRVTGAADPLVPVSQTMRGKLPQRKLVCTAAEGYSSYGNQVGLATGQVFELYHAGYAAKRLEIGAVVGATPTRHVRRECPTPGDKVILLGGRTGRDGIGGATGSSKAHNVDSLAQDGAEVQKGNAPEERKLQRLFRRGDACRLIKRCNDFGAGGVAVAVGELADGLSIDLDRVPKKYEGLDGTELAISESQERMAVALAPKDVDEFLGYAREENLEATVIAEVSSEPHLRMSWRGRTIVDVSRAFLASNGALRQQRVHVETQGSWTTPWAGATLAERLQALLTDENVASNKGLAERFDSTIGAASVLMPFGGATQLTPTMAMAAKLPVEGETTSCSGMAWGFNPYLMSANQYSGAYLSVVESVCRLVAAGFERKRAYLSFQEYFERLRDVPERWGKPVAALLGALMAQRDLGVGAIGGKDSMSGSFEDLDVPPTLVSFAAAVGKVAHVTSPELKAAGHDVILVLPRYEADGITPAAASLIDALSLVERLIRSGEALAVSTPGYGCLAETLFKMCVGNQLGLSIHGALHEDALFEPAYGSFVVELAEGASIPRPKEGGCSVMALGTTTAAYVLALDGQALELAPLQEAWEARMEPVFPYRRAGEEVKQLSFDVRDHDGRRRPTPKVKLARPRVVIPVFSGNNCEYDSARAFRAAGAEVTTLVINNLSPQAVAASTRALADEIGRSQIVMIPGGFSGGDEPDGAAKFITAFFRAPAVSEAVRKLLQDRDGLMLGICNGFQALVKLGLVPYGDIVPMTDECATLTFNAIGRHQSRLVNTRIASNLSPWFSACELGDIHSIAISHGEGRFVAPRPLLERLKDTGQIATQYVDASGQPSLDLSVNPNGSMLAIEGITSPDGRILGKMGHSERSTKGTFKNVCGRHFQPIFEGGVSYFA